A region of the Candidatus Zixiibacteriota bacterium genome:
TTGGATTTGTCGATACCGACACCGCTGGTGGAATTGGCCTGCGGGTCCATATCGATAAGTAGGGTCTTCTGTTCCGCCGCGGCCAAGCAGGAGGAGAGATTGACAGCCGTCGTGGTTTTGCCGACCCCACCTTTTTGGTTGGCGATCGCTATAATTTTATTCACAATGGGTTCCTTGTTGTCTTATTTCGTATCACAACGTATGGTAGAGCATGAATATACGGGAATCAACTAAAAATATCCCAGCCCCTACAACTTTCTCTGCCCGCCGTGGAGGGTTCTCCCATATTCGTAGGTCAGGATCCTTGCGATCCTGACATTTTATGCTGGCGCACGGGGCTTTCAAGTCCGCTGTGGTGGAACGTACACCAGCCACAAAATATTCCGTTGGGTCTTGGCTATATCGTTGCGTGAACAAGGATATAGGCGCTAAGGCTTCCTAAGTCCGCCGCAGGTGGATGACCCTGACGGTCACCCCGGTGCGGGGCAGAGACGTCCCGCACGAAGCCATTTACCCCGCAATTTCTCTTTAGATCTTCGTGCAGACCGTCTCTGGTCTGCACCAACTGGAAGATCACACAGTCCGCCGCGGCGGAGTGTGGTACAAGATCATGAATCCATGTCTTACCCCGTAGCCCCCTCCCTACCCGCGCTTACGGATTAGCGTGTAACTCTTATTCGCCTCACCTATCCCATCCTTGAAATGAAACGTCTCCACCTCAACATGCGGAGGAATTTTCACCTCCGGCGAAGCATAGTAAACAAAAGTCCCTGCATCAGTGAGTTTACCCGTCAGATGTTTAAGCAGAGGAAGTGTCAGCTTCACATACCTCATTGTGATAAGATCATATTTCGATGTCAGCGCAATCTCCTCGAATGTTTTGGGCAGAACTTCGCCCGGAAGATTTAACGCCACAAGCATCGATCGAAGGGCTTTCGTTTTTTTTAGAGTGCGCTCAATGAGTTTGATTTCGCCGGAAAATTTCCGCGCGAACAGAATTGGAATCGCTGGCAACCCACCCCCTGAGCCGATATCGAGATAGCTCTCACTCACACCGGAAATCTTCTCCAGTGGAAGGAGGCATTCAGCGATCATGCGGGTGAAGCCTTCACGATTTGTTTCACGTGAAACAAGATTGATTTTTTGGTTCAACTCCATTAGCGACGAGTAGTAATTTTCGACTCTATCAAACAGTCTGTACTGTGTGATAACCTCATGCGGATTAAGAAGTACTGATTCCTGCTGTGTGGTCATGAAAGAGCGGCCTGTTCTTTAAATCGTTTCATATATACGGACAAAACAGCCACATCGCCGGGTGTGACCCCTTCAATTCGGCCTGCCTGGCCGAGCGATGCCGGACGAAAACGCTGGAATTTTTCCAGCGCTTCTTTTTTAAGACCGACAATGTTGTTATATGTGAAGCTCACTGGGATTACTTCATGCTCGAGCTTTTTAAATCTGTCAATCTCGCGCTGCTGTTTTTCAATGTAGCCCTGATAGCGAATATAAATGAGGGCGCGATCGGCCGATTCTGTCTCAACGGCATCAAAAAACTCCTTGCCGAAAAGAGCTGTTTTTATTTCATGAAATTCGACGGCCGGTTGTTTGGCCAGTTCAGCGACAGTCATAGTCTGTAATTTGGGAAGCCGGTCAGCTAACGCTCCAAGGTCGGTCACTCGGAGCCGCGTCTTTTCAAAAAGTCTGATTGTCTCTTTTGTACGGGACTGAAGTCCGACAAATGATTCATATTCCGCCGTCTCAATTAATCCGTATTTATGTGCGAAATGGGTCAGCCGATCCCGCGCATTATCCTCGCGAAGAGCCAGTCGATATTCGGCCCGCGATGTGAACATCCGGTACGGTTCGGTGGTCGAGCGGGTAGTCAAATCATCGACCATTACCCCGATGTATGCTTCTGATCTATCGAGTATAAATGCCGGTTCATCTCGAATGGAGAGCATTGCATTGATTCCAGCCATAAGCCCTTGAGCTGCTGCTTCTTCATAACCTGAAGTTCCATTGATTTGACCGGCAAAAAAGAGCTTTTTGATCCGTTTTGTCTCAAGCGATGGCTTGATTTGGTAGGTCGGACAGTAGTCATATTCGACCGCATATCCCGGACGGGTGATGCGTACATTTTCAAGCCCAACTATTGTTCGAATAGCGCCATGCTGGACGTCCTCGGGAAGGGATGTCGAGAAGCCGTTGGGATAGATTTCGTTTGTCCCGTTTCCTTCCGGTTCGAGGAATATCTGATGGGTTGCCTTGTCGGCAAAGCGGAAGAATTTGTCTTCAACTGATGGACAATATCTCGGACCGCCCGCTGTAATCTGCCCGGAAAACATCGGCGAGCGATGGACATTGGCCAGAATAATCTCTTTGGTTTTGGCTGTGGTGCTGGTCAGATAGCATGGACTTTGGATAAATGACTCGCGATTGCTTCTGTGCGAGACGAATGGAATGGGTTCTTCGCCGGGCTGGATTTCACAGACCGACCAGTCGATAGTTGAGCCATCGAGACGTGGCGGAGTGCCAGTTTTGAGTCGTCCAAGTTCAAAGCCAAGTTTGGCAAACGAATCGGAGAGTTTGTAGGCCGCTGGTTCGCCAAATCGGCCAGCTTTGGTTTGCTTTTTGCCAATATGAATAAGTCCACCTAAAAAGGTGCCGGTTGCAACAATAACTGCCTTGCATGTGATCGGCTGGCCAGATTCGGTGCGGATACCGACCACTTTGTCTCCTTCGACCATGATTTCACCGGCTAAAGCTTCGATAACGGTGAGGCCGTTTTGTTTGGCCACAAAGTCGCAGATGAATTGGTTATATTTGATGCGATCAGCCTGGACACGAGTCGACCAGACCGCCGGGCCTCGTGAAAGATTGAGGCGTCGGAACTGAATACCAGTCATATCGGTCGCAAATCCCATAATTCCGCCAAGAGCGTCTATTTCTTTGACTAATTGGGACTTGCCGATGCCTCCGATAGCCGGATTGCAGGACATTAGGGCCAATCGTTGGGCATCCATAGTCACAAGCGCGGCAGTCCCGCCCATGCGTACGACGGCCAATGCGGCCTCGACACCGGCATGCCCACCCCCGATTATAATGACATCAAAATCGCGCATATATACTTTCACCTTGTGCAATCTCGCGTATCTGCTTGACTGTCTTTTGGTGTCGGGCAGGGACACCCAACACAACTTGTGTAAAGAAAAAATAAACCATCCGCCATCGGCGGACTGGGGTGACATTTGCGAAGTGTTGTTGCGAGGAGCGACTTTCTTAAGGCGCGACCCTCCACGGCTGGTCCACCTCGGCGGATGTCAATCTCAATTCTCTTTTCTGCCAATTAATCCGCAATGTTTCACGTGAAACAATTCAATAAACCGTTTACTAAGCCGGAATATATCTGAATTACCATCGATTTACCATCGTTCTTGTACAAAATCATTTTCCAATACAGAATCGTGAGAAAATCTCGCCCAAAATGTCCTCAGTATAGACTTTGCCGATTATTTCATCGAGGGAATTGATGCTCTCGCGCAGGTCAAAAGCTATCAGTTCCGGTGATGCCCCAGCTGTCAGTTTTACCATGGCAGAAGCCAGCGAATCTTGAGCCAATGCCAGTTTATGGCGATGGCGGGCAGAAGTTACAACCAGGCCTGAAGTCAGGTCCGGCATCTTTTGTTCGATACAAGCGAGCAAAGCTGTTTTGAGTTCCTCTATTCCCTCACCAGTAAGACAGGAAATTAACAAGCCGTCATTGGATTTTGTAACTTCATGGATGTTTTTATTTTTTACCAGATCGTGTTTGTTTCCAACAGCAAGTAGCTGATGACCTGAAAGAGCGTTTATGTCAGTCTGCAAGTCGACGATGGCTGTTGTGTCGGACAGATCAAAGAGCCATAACACCAGATCGGCCTTATCGATAATCTGTTTGGCACGTTGCTGGCCTGATTTTTCTATTTCTCCGCCTTCTTTGCGGAGTCCCGCGGTGTCTACAAGGTTTATTGAAAATCCATTAAGTATAATCCATTCAGAGAGATAGTCGCGTGTAGTGCCAGCTTGGGGGTTCACAATTGCCCGATCTTGTTGTAAAAGTCGGTTAAAAAGAGATGATTTGCCGGCATTGGGACGTCCGGCTACAGCTACAGTGAAACCCTCGCTGATAATTTTGCCACCGGTATAGGTCAATATCAATTTTGACAGGTTTTTTTCGACTTTGGTTGCTATTTCAGTTAGTGTGTGATAGGGAGCGGAGTAGTTTTCGTTTTCGGTGAAATCGATTGCGGTTTCGATCTCGGCCAAAAGTCCAAGGAGCCTCTCCCTTAGACTCGTGATATGCTCCGAATATGCTCCAAGAAGATGCTCCCGACTCACGGTATATGAATGGTGCGAATTGGCCGAGATTATTTCGGCTACGGCTTCGGCTTTGGCCAAATCTATTCGTCCGCTGAGGAAAGCGAGTTTTGTGAACTCTCCCGGGAGCGCGGGACGTGCGCCGCACGCTATGATGTCCTCTAAGATCAGCTTAACTATTTGTTGTCCGCCATGACAGAAGATTTCGGCTTGGTCTGCCCCGGTGTATGAATGTCCGCGAGTCATGCAGACAGCCATGACCTCATCGAGCATCTCTCCATTGATAGAATAATAACGCCCGAACTGCATATGCATCGGTTCAAAGCTGATAGACTTGTTGTCTGTGGATCGGACTGACAGGGTGAGCAGTGAATGACTTTTCGGCCCGGCCAGCCGGATGGCCGCAATGCCGCCTTCGCCGGGCGGGGTAATAATCGCGACAATGGTCTCATTGTGCGGGCTGTCGACGCGGCCAGTGTCGACCGAATTGACAGAATCGGTCATAGAAAGACTCAGGCCGTTTTTATCTGGGCGTTTTTGCTGCCGCGTTTGAAGAGAGCGTAGTCTATGAGCGAGAATAGGGAGAATACCGTCCAGTAGAGAACAAGTCCGGCGGCAAAACTATGAAAGATAAAGCCCATCACGAGTGGCATGGCATAAAGAAGCATTTTGTTCTGCTGGGTCTGGGCTGTAGTCAGATACTGCGAGACAAACTGCGCTGCGATCATGAGCACGACGAGAATGATATACGGGTCGGTGAAACTCGATGCCCCATGCGAGAGGTCATTGATGAAGCCAATAAAAGGCGCGTCGCGCAGTAATATGGTCGAGCGGAAGACAGAAAAGAGCGCAAAAAAGAGCGGCATCTGCATGAGCATGGGCAGACAGCCGGAGAATGGATTGACGCCGTTATCTTTATAGAGTTTCATCATTTCAGCGTTGAGAGCCTGCGGATTATTTTTATGTTTGGCCTTCAATTGCTCCAGTTTTGGCCCGAGTTCTTTCATGGCGTTCATGGATTTGAATGACTTAAGTGACAGCGGGAGAGTGACAAGCTTGACGAGCAGGGCAAAGAGAATAATCACTACGCCATAGTTGCCGATAAAGCTGTACATTTTGGGAAGAAGCCAGATGATGGCGAGCGCAAACGGTTTTATTATCCATCCGATATAGGGGGTTGTGCCGATATCGAGCATGTCTTCGAGTTGGACATCGTAACTGGACATCAGGGTATAGTCAAGCGGCCCGGCAAAGACGGTAAAGCTGTCGGTGAACGACGAGCCAGCTTCGATAGGAAGCTCCATCCCGGCAGTGAGATATTTCTCCTGCAGGACATCTCCCTCACTCGGGACATTACGGATTTCACCTTGGGCCATTGCGGCATCGGCGACTTTGTTTTTGGGAATAATGATGGCGGCAAAGTATTTTGAACGGACACCGGCCCACGAGGTGTAGCCAGTGAGGGACTGATTGAGGGTGTTGTTTTGAAAGTCATCAAGTTTGACTCTTGAGCCAGACTGCATCGCTACGGCTTCAATTGCTTCATGGTCAAACTTCTTATCTGGTTCGGTGATACCGATCGGACTGTTCCAATTTATAGAATACTGCTGTTCGAATCCGAGCTGCTCGCGGTTTGTAATTTGGAGGGCAAGGTCGATATGATATTCATCGGGATAGAAGGTATATGTCTTGGTGATTTTGCCCCCGCTCGGCGAGGTGTAAGTGTATGCAAGAGAAAAAGATTGACCTGAGACATCGTATGACCTCGGCTCGCGGCTGGATTGAAACGATAAATCGGATGTCGCGACTGTGCCATTGGCAAAGCGAGCTTCGGGGACTCCGCCATCGGTTTGCGGAATCATCTCAACTGGGCTGCGATCGCGGTAGGTATGTTCTTTGAGGAGAAGTGAGACAAGTCCACCTCCCTTAGTGGAGAGCGTCGCTGTATATTTGTTTGTGTTGATGACCACGCTATCGGTTTCGGTTTGCTCGGTCGGCTGTTGGAGTGAATCAACGGGCGTGGGTTGTAGTGAATCTGTCTGAGAGATGTCGGCCCGGCCAAAGGTCGACGCGGTATCAGTTGGCGTTACAGACTGCGAATTTGTATCGGGGATTTGCTGGGCTGGTTGTTGGTCAGAGGCAGGAGTGAGTCCGAAGAATTGGAGAATCTGCCAGTAGAACATGACGAGTAGAGCGAGAACGATAATTATCGGGAGAGTCTTCTTATCCACAGAGCGCATTCCTTGCTTGGGTTTCTGCTGACACAGAGATGGTTATATTCTTGTGAGAAATGTTTTGCATGAGAAACGTGAAACTACTTCGCAACCGGGTCATAGCCGCCATCGTGACACGGGTGGCATCTGAGCAGACGTTTAATGGCCATTATGCTCCCACGGAAAGGGCCATGGGCGCGAAGGGCGTCTTCGGCATAGCGGGAACAACTGGGATAAAACCGACAGGATCCTCCCAGAAAGGGTGACAAAGTAGCGCGATAGAGATAAATGAGGAAGATAAACGGCCAGGCCAATATGGGTGTGGAAACGCTTTTGGGTGCAGCATCACCGGATTTCATCTTACCTCTCCCCTCTCGCTTTTGTTCACTCTATCAATGGCTGACACTAAATCTTGGGAGATTCGGCTGAAATCGGCCTGGACAGTTTCGGATTTGATGATAAGTCCCATTCTGCCCGGTTGGGTAAGAGAATGTCGGTTGAGGCGGAGAGCTTCGCGGAAAAGCCGTTTTACTCGGTTCCGTTTGACGGCATTGCCAAGCCGACGCGAGACAAAAACTCCATAGGAGAACTGCTCCGACGGTTGCCAGATAAGGGTATGAAATGTCCCATGAATCCGTGTACCGGTCTTGAAAAGTGAATCGATTTCAAGACGGCTTTTCAGACTGAGGTCTCGGGGAAGACTATTTTTTCCGGGCGACGACAACAACTAATCTCTTGCGGCCCTTGGCCCTGCGGCGAGCGAGCACTTTCCGGCCATTCTTGGTAGCCATACGCGCGCGGAAACCGTGATCGTTAATCTTCTTCCGGTTCGATGGTTGAAATGTTCTTAACATAATTTATATACCTCTTCTCAAGTCGGACAATATATAGGTTTCGGAGGCCGCGTCAAGCGGTATTTGGATGTTTTTGGCGGGGGTGGGGAGTACTCGTTCCGTGGTGTCGGGCGAGGGCGCCTGACACCACTTCCAGGAACTGAAAAAAAGATGACAAAACCACAAAAGTTAATTTGAAGCGCCCCGTGTCCGCATGGTTTGACGACATACAACCAAGGAAGTGCGAAACAAGTAGGTGAGGCTTTCGTATTACCAACGAGACACCCAAGTTGACGAGGCAACCGCCGATGCTTTTGGGTTTTAGAGTTGAAATTTCTGAATTCGCGGGTGAGTAGTACGTTCGGCAAGCCTTGGCTCGGGCTGATGGAGTGACACTGACTCGCAGAGGCCAGAGAGATGAAATCGGTCTTGCCCGTAACAAGAACTGGAGACACGACATGAACTCAGCTAAAGCAGTAGCGCGGCAAGCAGGAGTACTGTACTTCCTGATTATGGTAGTGGGGATCTTCGGCGAGTTTTTCTTTCCCGAGTTCGTTGTTCTTGGGGATGCTACAGCGACCGCCCTCAACATTACCGCTGCCAAGCTTACTTACCGCATTGGCATTCTGATTGACTTTGTCTCCCAGATCATGTTTACTTCTTGGTCGTAATGCTGTACAACCTACTCAAAGACGTCAACAAGAAGCACGCCATGCTCATGGTGGTATTTGGTGTCAATCGGCGTCGCCCTGGCACTTGCCAACCTACTCAATGAGATTGCGCCGCTGATACTCCTGAGTGGCGCCGACTACTTGTCGGTTTTCACCAAACCTCAACTGGATGCTCTGGCGCTGGGCTTTCTCAGATTAAACGGCAGTGGAGAATCTGTTGTCATGGCATTCTGGGGTCTCTGGCTCTTTCCCTTCGGCATCCTTGTCATCAAGTCGGGTTTCTTTCCTCGGATCCTGGGCATCTTGCTGATGGTTGCCGGCTTCGCCTATATCATTAGTAGGTTTACATCCATCCTCTTGCCTGCTTACAGGCACGTTGTTTTCCAGGTCATGATGCCGTTGTCTTTCGGAGAGGTGCCGATAATCTTGTGGCTTCTCATCAAGGGAGCAAAGGTGCCGCTACCACAGCCCCGGTCTTCCCATGTCAGCTGACGTCCCGCCCAATGGTGATGCCTAACCCAGTAAAGAAGGGAACTGCCACGTTCAACTATGTAACCGTTCATACGGGCTGTTATGAATATAAATGATTTTGTCCCTGGGCAGGTTGCTGAAGTTTGGTGCGGGGCGGGGACACCCCGCACGAAGTCTTTAGGCACGCGTTGGTGCATGGGGAGGTACACTAACCACGATAAAATAATGACAAGACCACAAAAGTGTCAAGGATGTCCCCGGTTTATGCCGTGGAAGGCCGGGCCCACCGCAAGCGGTGGGGTACCAAAATATATGCGGTTCGGAAATTAATATGCCAATTCTAACTGACCGTGTACGTAACGTGCTGGAATATTTCAGGGTTCGCTCGAAAAGTTATTTTCATTCAAGTACCCCGGTTTCATACGATCCTGACAATATTCTCCCCTACTACATCGACCACGCCGAGCGGGCGATTTATCCCGGGCCCGTCGATTCCGCAGGCATACCATTATATAACCATCGCGGCACGGTTGATTATCAACCAGTGGGGATTGCATTGACGGCATTCGGGAACCTGGATATGTATCGCCGCACTGGAGACGAGACATATAGGATGAGATTTATTCAACTATGCGATTGGTTTGTGGCGAAGCAGGATAACAATGGGATGTGGCTGATTAATCTGTTTGACCGTCAGTATGGACTGATGAAACCGTGGCCGTCGGCATTAACTCAAGGCAAAGCTATTTCCTGTTTGGTGCGGGCATACGCATTAACAAACGATATGCGATATTTGGTTTCGGCTCGAGCAGGGCTAAAATCTTTTCATATAGAAATTCAGGACGGCGGCGTCGTTCGCACAAATGATGGTTTGAGCTGGTACGAGGAATATCCGTCGGCTGTACCGTATCAGGTTCTCAACGGTTTCATTTTCGCGCTTTGGGGATTGTATGATTTGGTTCGCATCGAGGAGAATGCATTGGCACGAGAGTTATATGAAGCTGGTTTGCAGGCACTTAGGAAGAAACTTCCAGAATTTGATACGGGCTATTGGTCGCTCTATCATATTAGTTTTGAAATGACAAATCCGGCGAGTGTGCCGTATCACCGGTTGCATATTGCGCAGGTGCATGCGATGTATAGGATCACAGGGGACGAGATTTTTGAGAGGTATGCCGCACAATGGGAAGAATATCTGAATGGGCGGTTTAACGCCTTGCGGACGTTGCCAGCGAAATTGCGGTGGCGCATGGCGCATTGGATGTGATGCTTCGCTGGTGCACGACACCACAGAGCTAAGAAGATCACACCGTCCGCCGCGGCGGATGGCAATCTCATGTTCTCTTCCTCCGGCGCGTAACCGGGACGTTTCTCACGGGGACGTACACCAGGCACGAATCCATCTTCGTGCGGTCCGCCACGGCGGACTGTCCCGCATCAAGTGACGGTCAGGTCACACTCATATCTTCACTGCGCTCAGATATAAGCAAGACCCGACGTAACAGGAATTTGGTGAGTGAGAAAAAATGTCGAGACCTCGGAAGATATCGACCTGTTATGCGTTGAAGGTTTTCTTTTTGAGTGTGGCCAAAAGCTTTATTGGCTCTTCAAGTTTCAACGCATAAGCGAGACCCAGATAAACCACGATCCCAATAATGCCAAAAATTGTCAACCTGATAAAAGTATAAAGCAGGCTGTGCGTGGCAGATGCTGAAAGCTCGCCTTGGAGAGACGGCCAGAGAGTGTCAAGCCAAAGCCAGAGAGCGGCGACTATGGCGAGCAGAAGGGTGATTTTGAGGATAGAACTTCGCCACAGCTCCCTCATGCTCAATTGGAGCTTTCGGCTCAGATCAAATGACATAATGAGGAATCCTGAAAGCCATGCGAAAGTAGTGGCGAGAGCAAGGCCATCCTGGGCCATCGGATGAACCAGCCAGAGACTCAAAGTAATTTTAATGACAAGCATCACAAGTAGAATGAATCCGAGTCGTTTGAGCAGAGAGCCGGCATAATAGAGGCGCATTTGAAAAAGATAAACCGAGTAGAGCGGGATGCCAATGGCATAATAAAAGAGCGGACTGCTTGTGAGTGAAAGTGATTGCGCGTCGAAGGCCCCGCGCTGGAATGCGACGCGGACAATTTCTTCGGAAAAGATGACCATGCCGACCGCAATAAAAGACATGATAAAAAACAAAAGCCGCACACTGTGTGAGTAGAGCAAGTGGAGTTTCTCTTTTCCGTCCGGTGTGGAATAGTCTGATATCCACGGAAATGCGGCCAGAGAAATTGTAGCGGCGAAGATCCCGGTTGGGATATGGGCCAAAAATATTGCATATCTGAGGGCCGCTATTTGACCATCGCCAAGATACCATCTGGCGAGAATTCGATCGACAACGGGATATATAAGCGCGATGGCTTCGACAAGCCCGACAGCGATTGTGGCCAGAAGAAATGGTTTGATGGCAGCTGTATAGACGGTGAAGGCTTTTGGTTTGATTAATAAAAATGCCGCCGCCCCGTTATAGACGAAAATAACGAATGAACCGACAAGCCATGAGTAGGCCAGCAGTTCAATAGTGATATCATTTTGCCAGAGAAAAAGTATTCCTAGAACGACAGCGTTCACCAAAATTGAAGAAAGGGATGGAACAACGAATCGCTTTTTTTCATAGAGCCAGCTTCGAAAGTATGCCTCCATCCCCCGAAAGAAGATAAATCCCGAGAAAATAAGTATGAGTCGCGCAGCAAGTTCTCTCTGCTCAGGCACAAGATTGGGGTCTATCCAGATCGGGATGCTTTCACGAAACGCTATTAGCAAGAGCGCGATCAGCGCAAAAATTGAGGCGAAGAGAATTGTGCCCGACCAGAACAATTCTGATTCGTCGTGACCTGATTCTTCATGGCTCTTTTTGGCTGGAATAAATGCAGTAGGTATCGCCGCAAAAAAGATGAAGGTCAACAGTTCAGGGAGTGTGAAGGCGATGATGAAGACTTCAAGAGCGGCGCTTGTGCCAAAAAAGTTGGCAATAACGGCTTCGCGGGCAAAACCAAAAAAACGGCTGCCAATATTGGCCAGCACAGTAATAAGCGAGGCGCCGACAAGTGTCGCTGTGCGCGCTTTCAAAGCAGTTCTTTTACCGCATCGTGCAGATCGGCGCGATAGTGCAAACCACCGCTGTCGCTTTGCCGCATCATAGATGAGAATCGTTCGAATTCGCCGAGCGGAACGAGGGCGATCTCGCGGATTTCATGGGTGTCGGTAAAATTGAAATCCCCTGAGAGCCAGTGGGCGGTAAAGATAAATGACCGCCATTCGATGTATTGGCCGTCGATATGAAAATAGACGCGGGTTTGGAGAATGAATCGCTCCAGTTCGACTGTACAGCCAAGCTCTTCGGCAACTTCGCGGGCTATCCCCTTCTCGAATGTCTCCCCCGGTTCGATTCCGCCGGACATGGAGCGAAACAGACTGTGTGGGTAGCTGTGTTTTGACATGACGAGATATTCGCTCCCTTTGGTGATGTAGAGGGTGACATCATGGTTGCGTCCCTCTTTTTGGGACTGTTTGATACGGTCGAATTCTTCGTCGGAGATAATATAGGTGAACTCTTTGAATACTGGAGAACCGTAACGTTCGGCCATGTGCGCGATCATCGAGTCAGTGATGAACATGGGTTAGAACAGTGTCACAATCTCCGTTTGGAGCGGGAGGGTCGTGATTTCAACCCCTTCATTACTGATCAAGACATCAATTTCGGTCCGGAATCCGCAATCAGCCATGTATATCCCCGGCTCGACTGAAAAAAGATGGCCTTGCTGGAGCACACGACGATCCTCGGTTTCGAGGTTGTCGATATTCGGGCCTGTGCCATGGGTTGATGTCGTGATCGAATGGCCGGTACGGTGGGTGAAATACTTGTCGTAACCGGCGGCGATGACGACATTCCGGCAGGCATCGTCGACCTCGTAGCCAAAAACTTGGCGTTTGTCGATGTTGTCGCGAAGAAACTGGATGGCTGCATCGCGGGCGTGGGCGAGGACCGAAAAGAGCTCGTTGTATTTGGGCGGGATTTCGGATTTCCTGCCAGCAAAAGCCATCCAGGTGATATCGGCCATGACGGCGTTATCGATTTTCAGTTTTGCCCAGATATCCAAAAGAATCAGGTCTCCCCTTTTAATGATTTGGGCGTTTTCTGCGGTTGGCTCATAGTGCGGATTGCCGGCATTCTGGTTTATAGAGCAATTGGGGCCGTGGTCGTTAATCATGTCATATTCTTCAAACTGAGCCAGCATGTAATTCATAATATCAAATTCAGTCTGCTTTTTGTTTGTGTTGAGGCAGTCGGCAATATGTTTGAGGGTTTTACTTTTGATCTCTATAAGATTTTTGGCGGCAATGCGATGGGTGGCTATCTGCTCAACCGAGAGCCTCGCTTGAAAGAAGGCAACAAGGTCGGCCGATGTTACAATCTCGCACCCGAAAGAGCGGATAAGTTCGATGGTGCCGGCATCGACAAGGCCAATATACGGGAGCCTGCCGTGGGGGGCGTACTCCATGGCTATCTTTTTGCAGTCTACTAACAGTTTTTGCAGTTCAGATTCAAGAAGGCGGTAAGAAGAAAATGGAATAATGGTGCCCTGGAGGGCGGAGAATTTGGCTTTTTCAATATTATGTACCAACGCAGTCGGGCTGCCGGATGACGGAATAAAATAGCAAAAACGCCGGGTGAGAGTGGTCGGCAGGCCAAGCATCTGCACGGCGATATCATTGCGGCTGTGGAAATCGACCATTAGCCAGCCATCGAGACCGTGCTTTTTTAAATAGCCTTGAATTGTGTCGATTGGCAGTTTCATTGTCTCCCTGTTCCTCTTTTCTGTTTATGTCTATTGCGACTCAGGCAGTATACTTAACCGGAGACATCTTGACACTACAAAATCAGTAGGATAGATTGATCTGTACATGGAAACGGAGATGATGAAAATTGTTATCACCGGCGCGCCAGGCTCAGGCAAGACCGAGTTTATTGAACGGCTGAAACTGCTCCCTGAATTTGAGGATGTGGTTTTCTTCGATGAGCTTGCCCGGCGATTATTAATCAAAAAACCGGAATACCGCGCCAACCTAAAAGAGTTTCATAAGCGTATCTATGCCGAGCAGGTACGCCGCGAGGATGCTGTTTCGGGCAGGCCGTTTATCAGCGACCGCGGGACGATCGATGCCTTCGCCTTCCACCCCGAGACACTGGCATTTGTCGGGACCACCCTCCAGCGAGAATATCGGCGGTAT
Encoded here:
- the mnmE gene encoding tRNA uridine-5-carboxymethylaminomethyl(34) synthesis GTPase MnmE, whose product is MTDSVNSVDTGRVDSPHNETIVAIITPPGEGGIAAIRLAGPKSHSLLTLSVRSTDNKSISFEPMHMQFGRYYSINGEMLDEVMAVCMTRGHSYTGADQAEIFCHGGQQIVKLILEDIIACGARPALPGEFTKLAFLSGRIDLAKAEAVAEIISANSHHSYTVSREHLLGAYSEHITSLRERLLGLLAEIETAIDFTENENYSAPYHTLTEIATKVEKNLSKLILTYTGGKIISEGFTVAVAGRPNAGKSSLFNRLLQQDRAIVNPQAGTTRDYLSEWIILNGFSINLVDTAGLRKEGGEIEKSGQQRAKQIIDKADLVLWLFDLSDTTAIVDLQTDINALSGHQLLAVGNKHDLVKNKNIHEVTKSNDGLLISCLTGEGIEELKTALLACIEQKMPDLTSGLVVTSARHRHKLALAQDSLASAMVKLTAGASPELIAFDLRESINSLDEIIGKVYTEDILGEIFSRFCIGK
- a CDS encoding RsmG family class I SAM-dependent methyltransferase: MTTQQESVLLNPHEVITQYRLFDRVENYYSSLMELNQKINLVSRETNREGFTRMIAECLLPLEKISGVSESYLDIGSGGGLPAIPILFARKFSGEIKLIERTLKKTKALRSMLVALNLPGEVLPKTFEEIALTSKYDLITMRYVKLTLPLLKHLTGKLTDAGTFVYYASPEVKIPPHVEVETFHFKDGIGEANKSYTLIRKRG
- the yidC gene encoding membrane protein insertase YidC, which gives rise to MDKKTLPIIIVLALLVMFYWQILQFFGLTPASDQQPAQQIPDTNSQSVTPTDTASTFGRADISQTDSLQPTPVDSLQQPTEQTETDSVVINTNKYTATLSTKGGGLVSLLLKEHTYRDRSPVEMIPQTDGGVPEARFANGTVATSDLSFQSSREPRSYDVSGQSFSLAYTYTSPSGGKITKTYTFYPDEYHIDLALQITNREQLGFEQQYSINWNSPIGITEPDKKFDHEAIEAVAMQSGSRVKLDDFQNNTLNQSLTGYTSWAGVRSKYFAAIIIPKNKVADAAMAQGEIRNVPSEGDVLQEKYLTAGMELPIEAGSSFTDSFTVFAGPLDYTLMSSYDVQLEDMLDIGTTPYIGWIIKPFALAIIWLLPKMYSFIGNYGVVIILFALLVKLVTLPLSLKSFKSMNAMKELGPKLEQLKAKHKNNPQALNAEMMKLYKDNGVNPFSGCLPMLMQMPLFFALFSVFRSTILLRDAPFIGFINDLSHGASSFTDPYIILVVLMIAAQFVSQYLTTAQTQQNKMLLYAMPLVMGFIFHSFAAGLVLYWTVFSLFSLIDYALFKRGSKNAQIKTA
- the yidD gene encoding membrane protein insertion efficiency factor YidD, which gives rise to MKSGDAAPKSVSTPILAWPFIFLIYLYRATLSPFLGGSCRFYPSCSRYAEDALRAHGPFRGSIMAIKRLLRCHPCHDGGYDPVAK
- the mnmG gene encoding tRNA uridine-5-carboxymethylaminomethyl(34) synthesis enzyme MnmG; its protein translation is MRDFDVIIIGGGHAGVEAALAVVRMGGTAALVTMDAQRLALMSCNPAIGGIGKSQLVKEIDALGGIMGFATDMTGIQFRRLNLSRGPAVWSTRVQADRIKYNQFICDFVAKQNGLTVIEALAGEIMVEGDKVVGIRTESGQPITCKAVIVATGTFLGGLIHIGKKQTKAGRFGEPAAYKLSDSFAKLGFELGRLKTGTPPRLDGSTIDWSVCEIQPGEEPIPFVSHRSNRESFIQSPCYLTSTTAKTKEIILANVHRSPMFSGQITAGGPRYCPSVEDKFFRFADKATHQIFLEPEGNGTNEIYPNGFSTSLPEDVQHGAIRTIVGLENVRITRPGYAVEYDYCPTYQIKPSLETKRIKKLFFAGQINGTSGYEEAAAQGLMAGINAMLSIRDEPAFILDRSEAYIGVMVDDLTTRSTTEPYRMFTSRAEYRLALREDNARDRLTHFAHKYGLIETAEYESFVGLQSRTKETIRLFEKTRLRVTDLGALADRLPKLQTMTVAELAKQPAVEFHEIKTALFGKEFFDAVETESADRALIYIRYQGYIEKQQREIDRFKKLEHEVIPVSFTYNNIVGLKKEALEKFQRFRPASLGQAGRIEGVTPGDVAVLSVYMKRFKEQAALS